From Nycticebus coucang isolate mNycCou1 chromosome 6, mNycCou1.pri, whole genome shotgun sequence, the proteins below share one genomic window:
- the LOC128588620 gene encoding LOW QUALITY PROTEIN: olfactory receptor 6J1 (The sequence of the model RefSeq protein was modified relative to this genomic sequence to represent the inferred CDS: substituted 2 bases at 2 genomic stop codons): MPRGNQTAAVTEFILLGFALSREVELLLLVLLLPTFLLTLLGNLLIISIVLFHSRLHTPMYFFLCNLSVLDILFTSVISPKVLGNLASGNKTISFAGCITQCYFYFFLGTVEFLLLTVMSYDRYAAICDPLRYTVIMRPPICIGTVMFSWLGGFLSVLFPTILISQLPFCGSNVINHFFCDSGPLLALACADTSAIELMDFMLSSMVILCCMVLVAYSYTFIILTIVRIPSASGRKKAFNTCASHLTLVIISSGITVFIYVTPSQKEYLEVNKIPSVLSSVVTPFLNPFVYTLRNDTVLGILRDMRVRIRGVLEKRMRMVLRSRSIKEHXGRASSLSPXIYNRKPQY, from the coding sequence ATGCCCAGGGGGAATCAGACGGCAGCAGTGACTGAGTTTATCTTGCTGGGATTTGCCCTCAGCAGGGAGGTGGAGCTGCTGCTTCTGGTGCTCCTGCTGCCCACGttcctgctgactctgctggggaaCCTGCTCATCATCTCCATCGTGCTGTTCCACTCCCGcctccacacccccatgtacttcttcctgtgCAACCTCTCTGTCCTGGACATCCTCTTCACCTCAGTCAtttctcccaaagtgttaggaaaCTTAGCTTCAGGGAATAAAACAATCTCCTTTGCCGGGTGTATCACCCAATGCtatttctacttcttcctggGCACAGTTGAGTTTCTGCTGCTAACAGTCATGTCCTATGATCGCTATGCCGCCATCTGCGACCCCCTGCGCTACACTGTCATTATGAGACCTCCGATCTGCATTGGGACTGTTATGTTCTCTTGGTTGGGAGGCTTCCTGTCGGTGCTCTTTCCCACCATCCTCATCTCCCAGCTGCCCTTCTGTGGCTCCAATGTCATTAACCACTTCTTCTGTGACAGTGGGCCCTTGCTGGCCCTGGCCTGTGCAGACACTAGTGCCATTGAGCTGATGGACTTTATGCTTTCGTCCATGGTCATCCTCTGCTGCATGGTCCTTGTGGCCTATTCCTATACGTTCATCATCTTGACGATAGTGCGCATTCCTTCTGCGAGTGGAAGGAAGAAGGCCTTTAACACTTGTGCCTCCCACCTGACCCTCGTCATCATTTCTAGTGGCATCACTGTGTTTATCTATGTGACTCCATCCCAGAAAGAATATCTGGAGGTCAACAAGATCCCTTCGGTACTGAGCAGTGTGGTGACTCCATTCCTCAACCCCTTTGTGTACACGTTGAGGAATGACACAGTGCTGGGGATCCTCAGGGATATGCGGGTTAGAATTCGAGGAGTTTTAGAAAAGAGGATGAGGATGGTGCTGAGGAGCAGATCCATCAAAGAACACTAAGGAAGGGCTTCCTCTTTATCACCATAGATCTATAATAGAAAGCCCCAGTATTAG